A genome region from Thermococcus gorgonarius includes the following:
- a CDS encoding phosphate-starvation-inducible PsiE family protein has translation MAILPKPKKELTPLESTALKWMNFSFDLVVIVLALLTMAYVIYAIYDLIEIMFHGFDVEEALHEFLLVIILLELFELLTLYIKEHHVSMRRVAELGVVAIVRKLVITVDYKSLGWEVMLGMAALIFVLGWIYVQERRRVSEEEKFIVEHGLDR, from the coding sequence ATGGCAATACTACCTAAGCCCAAGAAAGAGCTAACGCCGCTTGAAAGCACTGCCCTCAAGTGGATGAACTTTTCTTTCGACCTGGTTGTGATAGTCTTAGCCCTTCTAACGATGGCCTATGTGATCTACGCGATATACGACCTCATTGAAATCATGTTTCATGGTTTTGACGTCGAGGAGGCGCTTCACGAGTTCCTGCTCGTCATCATACTCTTGGAGCTGTTTGAGCTTCTCACCCTCTACATAAAGGAGCACCACGTTAGCATGCGCCGTGTGGCCGAGCTGGGCGTGGTTGCCATAGTGAGGAAGCTCGTGATAACAGTTGATTACAAATCCCTCGGCTGGGAAGTCATGCTTGGAATGGCCGCCCTGATATTTGTCCTTGGCTGGATATACGTCCAGGAAAGGCGGAGGGTTTCAGAGGAGGAGAAGTTCATCGTCGAGCATGGGCTGGACCGATGA
- the fen gene encoding flap endonuclease-1: MGVQIGELVPRKEIELEALYGKKVAIDAFNAMYQFLSTIRQRDGTPLMDSKGRITSHLSGFFYRTINLMEAGIKPAYVFDGKPPEFKKKEIEKRREAREEAEEKWYEALEKGDLEEAKKYAMRATRVNEQLINDAKKLLELMGIPVVQAPSEGEAQAAYMAAKGKVYASASQDYDSLLFGAPRLVRNLTITGRRKLPGKNVYVEVKPELIVLDEVLKELGIDREKLIELAILVGTDYNPGGIKGIGPKKALMIVKRTKDPLKKYQKESDVDLYAIKEFFLNPPVTDDYELRWREPDEEGILKFLCDEHDFSEERVKTGLERLKKAVKSGKQRTLESWFTR; encoded by the coding sequence ATGGGAGTTCAGATAGGTGAGCTTGTGCCAAGGAAGGAGATCGAACTTGAAGCTCTCTACGGGAAGAAGGTTGCGATCGATGCCTTCAACGCCATGTACCAGTTCCTCTCAACGATAAGACAGCGCGATGGAACTCCTCTAATGGACTCGAAGGGCAGGATAACCTCCCACCTCAGCGGCTTCTTTTACAGGACGATCAACCTCATGGAGGCCGGAATAAAGCCCGCCTACGTCTTCGACGGAAAGCCGCCGGAGTTCAAGAAGAAGGAGATAGAGAAAAGGAGAGAGGCAAGGGAAGAAGCCGAGGAGAAGTGGTACGAGGCCCTTGAAAAGGGTGACTTGGAGGAAGCGAAGAAGTACGCGATGAGGGCAACCCGCGTTAACGAGCAACTCATAAACGATGCCAAAAAGCTTCTCGAACTGATGGGGATTCCAGTCGTGCAGGCGCCGAGCGAAGGTGAAGCTCAGGCCGCATACATGGCCGCCAAAGGAAAGGTCTACGCCTCCGCCAGTCAGGACTACGATTCGCTCCTCTTCGGCGCGCCGAGACTTGTAAGGAACCTCACGATAACGGGAAGGAGAAAGCTCCCCGGAAAGAACGTCTACGTCGAAGTGAAGCCCGAACTCATCGTTCTGGATGAGGTTCTCAAGGAGCTCGGCATAGACAGGGAAAAGCTGATAGAGCTGGCGATTCTGGTTGGAACCGACTACAACCCCGGCGGGATAAAGGGTATCGGGCCCAAGAAGGCCCTGATGATAGTCAAGAGAACCAAAGACCCGCTCAAGAAATACCAGAAGGAGAGCGACGTTGACCTCTACGCTATAAAGGAGTTCTTTCTCAACCCGCCTGTTACCGACGACTACGAGCTGAGATGGCGCGAACCCGACGAGGAGGGGATTCTGAAGTTCCTCTGCGACGAGCACGACTTCAGCGAAGAGCGCGTTAAAACCGGCCTTGAAAGACTGAAGAAGGCGGTAAAGAGCGGAAAACAGAGAACACTTGAAAGCTGGTTCACACGGTAG